A stretch of the Vulcanisaeta souniana JCM 11219 genome encodes the following:
- a CDS encoding RNA-binding domain-containing protein translates to MVTNTLQLDVEVILHATEDLDKVTNALARLLTGNAPIIIEVLVGHYGNPIYRVFSSIKDEELVITVLRAICSSLVNRDYLLKTIDRRVDTSGNIFIRLDKQGFVNGRIMLSDGDDVIRIRVKVRDNDAVQFINGVCS, encoded by the coding sequence ATGGTCACTAATACTCTTCAATTAGATGTTGAGGTTATTCTACATGCTACGGAGGATCTAGATAAGGTTACTAATGCCCTGGCGAGGTTGCTAACAGGTAATGCACCAATAATTATTGAGGTATTGGTTGGTCATTATGGTAACCCAATATATAGAGTGTTCTCGTCTATTAAGGATGAGGAATTAGTAATTACTGTACTAAGGGCAATATGTTCATCCCTAGTGAATAGGGACTATCTACTAAAGACAATTGATCGCAGGGTAGACACCTCAGGAAACATATTCATTAGGTTGGATAAGCAGGGATTCGTGAATGGACGTATTATGCTGAGCGATGGCGATGATGTGATTAGAATTAGAGTTAAGGTTAGGGATAATGATGCTGTACAATTTATTAATGGAGTCTGTAGTTAA
- a CDS encoding RNase P subunit p30 family protein, whose protein sequence is MYVELHLGSVDKKLIKLLVMLGYGMAAIVTGGGNDIDEFPVLRKLVITQGSAWKIKMYKNFDLVSVIPWSRFVLNKLISDDRIDVVTINTINKRLLPSKAQARVMAEEGKALEIVITPIVSYGERGLAFLRDVISDYSTIDGLRIVLSQGISKVSDVRNPRDVVELMEVLTGIDVSGMFSDEPYELLVDAMYRRGICI, encoded by the coding sequence ATGTACGTAGAATTACACCTGGGTTCTGTGGATAAGAAATTGATTAAGCTATTAGTGATGCTTGGTTATGGTATGGCGGCAATAGTAACCGGTGGTGGTAATGATATTGATGAGTTTCCCGTGCTTAGGAAGCTGGTTATTACCCAGGGCAGTGCCTGGAAAATTAAAATGTACAAAAACTTTGACCTGGTGTCCGTGATCCCCTGGAGTAGGTTCGTTCTCAACAAGTTGATTAGTGATGATAGGATTGATGTAGTAACAATTAATACAATTAATAAAAGGCTTTTGCCGTCTAAGGCCCAGGCCAGGGTCATGGCTGAGGAAGGCAAGGCGCTGGAAATAGTCATCACCCCAATCGTGAGTTACGGCGAGAGGGGACTTGCCTTCTTAAGGGATGTGATTAGTGATTACTCAACAATTGATGGGCTCAGAATCGTATTATCTCAGGGCATAAGTAAGGTGTCAGATGTTAGGAATCCAAGAGATGTGGTGGAGTTAATGGAGGTATTGACTGGTATTGACGTGAGTGGCATGTTCAGTGATGAGCCGTATGAATTGTTGGTTGATGCCATGTACAGGAGGGGTATCTGCATATGA